A DNA window from Tenuifilaceae bacterium CYCD contains the following coding sequences:
- the galM gene encoding aldose 1-epimerase, with protein sequence MDCIISPFGKIDNDKVFLYTFITENGLEISITNYGAIITAINLLQEDGSIRLAYGFDNLDPYLKSEIYAGAIVGRYANRIAEAKFRINGNLHNISKNDGNNHLHGGSAGFNRKIWDTLLFEQVNGICTLKFYLRSLNNEEGFPGNVDVWVTYQITDDNQISINYSAKTDAPTHINLTSHSYFSLSGFFTDVLDHVLKINANHYLPVNDELIPTGEIRELEGTPFDFRHPKAIGADIDLVDGLYDHCFVLKNPTLDEPSVILRNPKLDLKLSIFTTQPGLQLYTPLKKPQILNNSINIPRSGNWAVCLEPQHFPNTPNCSNFPSTLLMPNEEYNHTTIFSFDLGE encoded by the coding sequence ATGGATTGTATCATTAGCCCTTTCGGAAAAATTGACAATGATAAAGTTTTTCTTTACACGTTTATCACAGAAAATGGATTGGAAATATCCATTACTAACTACGGAGCAATAATTACTGCCATAAATCTTCTTCAAGAGGATGGCAGCATAAGGTTGGCGTATGGTTTCGATAATCTTGATCCATACCTAAAAAGCGAGATATATGCTGGCGCCATAGTTGGTAGGTATGCCAATAGAATTGCAGAGGCTAAATTTAGAATCAACGGTAATCTCCACAACATCAGCAAAAACGACGGCAACAACCATCTCCATGGCGGTTCTGCTGGTTTCAACAGGAAAATTTGGGATACATTGCTCTTTGAGCAAGTTAACGGAATCTGCACTTTAAAATTTTACCTCCGAAGCTTGAATAACGAAGAGGGTTTTCCTGGAAATGTTGATGTTTGGGTTACATACCAAATCACCGATGATAACCAAATCAGTATTAACTACTCAGCAAAAACCGACGCTCCAACCCATATCAACCTAACATCACACAGCTACTTCAGCCTTAGCGGTTTCTTCACCGATGTGCTTGATCATGTTCTAAAAATCAATGCAAACCATTACCTTCCCGTTAATGATGAACTAATACCCACCGGTGAAATACGAGAACTGGAAGGAACTCCTTTTGACTTTAGGCATCCAAAAGCAATTGGAGCCGATATAGACCTAGTGGATGGATTGTACGACCATTGTTTCGTACTTAAAAATCCAACCCTCGATGAGCCCTCCGTTATACTTCGAAATCCAAAACTCGATTTAAAACTAAGTATTTTTACCACCCAACCGGGGCTGCAACTTTACACCCCGCTAAAAAAGCCACAAATACTCAATAACAGTATTAATATTCCCCGATCTGGCAACTGGGCTGTTTGTCTCGAGCCACAGCATTTTCCCAATACTCCCAATTGTTCTAATTTTCCCTCAACCCTTTTAATGCCAAACGAGGAATATAATCACACCACAATTTTTAGTTTTGACTTAGGGGAATAA
- a CDS encoding RNA polymerase sigma factor: protein MAKPSSSIAKEDQQEVLEYPSFDAIFKEYQSLVYSIAFRFMGNRDDALEVAQETFIRIYKGLPNFRGESKLSTWIYRIAVNQALMQKRSARKFEDLQEIPDDQVFFGGIANAIEQLSIEDRKRYVNKAMEKLNPDDSTILLLYYIEEQSVDEIAQIMQISQSNVKVKLFRGRNKLHEKLTNMLDVEVKNLL, encoded by the coding sequence ATGGCAAAACCGAGTAGTTCTATTGCTAAGGAAGATCAACAGGAGGTTTTGGAATACCCATCGTTCGATGCGATTTTTAAGGAGTATCAGAGCTTGGTGTATTCCATTGCTTTTCGTTTTATGGGTAATAGGGATGATGCCCTTGAGGTTGCGCAGGAAACCTTTATTCGAATATATAAAGGGTTGCCAAATTTTCGGGGCGAGAGCAAGTTGTCTACATGGATATATAGGATTGCCGTAAATCAGGCTTTAATGCAGAAACGATCCGCGAGGAAGTTTGAGGATTTGCAAGAAATTCCTGATGATCAGGTTTTCTTTGGAGGCATTGCAAATGCAATTGAGCAGTTGAGTATTGAGGATAGAAAACGTTATGTAAATAAAGCTATGGAGAAACTTAACCCCGACGATAGCACTATCCTTTTGCTTTACTACATTGAGGAGCAGAGTGTTGATGAGATTGCGCAAATCATGCAGATATCGCAATCGAATGTTAAGGTTAAGCTTTTTAGAGGGCGAAATAAACTTCACGAGAAGTTGACCAATATGTTAGATGTAGAAGTAAAAAACTTACTATGA
- a CDS encoding hemolysin secretion protein D, translating to MKMKNSTIVVGVVIIAFVLLLSIIGWIAFRPAPIIIQGQVEATEVRVATKIAGRISESNFDEGQTVKVGDRLIVLNSPEIDAKLQQVMALSDAAKAQKSKADKGARDEQIAQAYSVYQNAIAAKDLMEKTFDRIQNLYNEGVIPAQKRDEAETQLKVAKMNEEAAKATYQMALNATRTEDKDAARALVNQAQGAVLEVQSYLGETVLLSPINGEISQINAEVGELVTPGFPVVQIVDLTDCWITFYVREDLLSKFTMGKEFEANIPALKIEDVKFKVNYIKAEADFATWRATKASGSFDLKSFEVRALPVQKIENLRPGMSVIIEWDKI from the coding sequence ATGAAAATGAAAAACAGTACCATTGTAGTAGGTGTAGTAATTATTGCATTTGTACTTTTACTATCCATTATTGGTTGGATTGCCTTTAGGCCAGCGCCTATTATTATTCAAGGACAAGTGGAGGCAACCGAGGTTAGGGTGGCCACTAAAATTGCAGGTCGTATATCGGAAAGTAATTTTGATGAGGGTCAAACGGTTAAGGTTGGCGATAGGTTGATAGTTTTGAACAGCCCAGAAATTGACGCAAAATTGCAGCAGGTTATGGCTTTGAGCGATGCGGCTAAAGCACAGAAAAGCAAAGCCGACAAGGGTGCTCGCGACGAGCAAATTGCGCAAGCTTACAGTGTGTACCAAAATGCAATAGCAGCGAAAGATTTAATGGAGAAGACTTTCGATCGAATTCAGAATCTATATAACGAGGGTGTTATACCTGCACAAAAAAGAGACGAAGCCGAAACCCAGTTGAAAGTTGCCAAAATGAACGAGGAGGCTGCAAAGGCCACCTACCAAATGGCGCTTAATGCAACCCGCACAGAGGATAAGGATGCCGCACGTGCGCTGGTTAATCAGGCTCAAGGTGCCGTTTTGGAGGTACAGTCATATTTGGGCGAAACAGTTCTGCTATCGCCTATTAATGGTGAAATATCGCAGATTAATGCAGAGGTAGGAGAGTTGGTAACACCCGGTTTCCCTGTAGTTCAAATTGTAGATTTAACCGATTGCTGGATTACTTTCTATGTTCGCGAGGATCTGCTTTCAAAATTCACCATGGGAAAGGAGTTTGAGGCTAATATTCCTGCATTAAAAATTGAGGATGTAAAGTTTAAGGTAAACTATATTAAGGCAGAGGCCGATTTTGCCACTTGGCGCGCAACCAAGGCTAGTGGTTCGTTTGATTTAAAATCGTTTGAGGTTAGAGCGTTGCCCGTTCAAAAGATTGAGAATTTACGTCCTGGTATGAGCGTAATTATTGAGTGGGATAAAATTTAA
- a CDS encoding UPF0721 transmembrane protein, giving the protein MSYFQVIMLILIGLFAGFVGGSLGLGGGVIIVPALVFLMGFSQHFAQGTSLVVLLFPVGIFAVYNYYKAGMIDWRVAWILMITVVVGSYFGSLISIHLPDNLLKKAFGVFMFLISIKMIFGK; this is encoded by the coding sequence ATGAGTTATTTTCAGGTAATCATGCTTATACTTATCGGACTCTTTGCGGGGTTTGTGGGTGGTTCGTTGGGTTTAGGTGGAGGAGTTATTATAGTACCGGCCTTGGTTTTTTTGATGGGTTTTTCGCAGCATTTTGCTCAGGGAACAAGCTTGGTTGTTTTGCTTTTTCCTGTCGGAATATTTGCAGTATACAATTACTATAAGGCAGGAATGATTGATTGGAGGGTTGCGTGGATTTTAATGATTACTGTTGTTGTGGGAAGTTATTTTGGCTCCTTAATATCTATTCATTTGCCGGATAACTTGTTAAAGAAAGCATTTGGAGTTTTTATGTTTCTTATTTCAATTAAAATGATATTTGGAAAATAA
- a CDS encoding membrane protein — protein MIRLFKYVKGAFRETGTLWLFELKRIFGDGGVMLLFFGATIIYPLLYSISYNPELLRETRIAVVDLDNSKTSRELVRKIDATEQVLVYLTPTSLAEATDEFNRGEVNGIVVIPEDFSKNTLTGAQAYVALYADASYMLIYKQALQGVVSASMALGTELKINRYVMQGVNPEMAKNYATPVEFISEPLYNPVSGYGTYAMPPLILLIIQQSLLMGIGMLAGSARERGAESYLGILAKLKGSAVRLIIGKVLAYLTVYIPVVIYLLLLVIRGFNFPHYGNVLVILGFLLPFLLASMLLGMLLSTMFKSREQSLITLLFTSVPLLFLSGFSWPEEALPKGLNFLAQVFPVVPAIKGFIKINSMGTAFDAAISNWLHLWILVVIFFFANWIILHRTYLRHKDDIEQIRIDL, from the coding sequence ATGATACGTCTATTTAAATATGTAAAAGGAGCTTTTAGAGAAACTGGAACTCTTTGGCTGTTTGAGTTAAAAAGGATTTTCGGCGATGGAGGTGTGATGCTACTTTTCTTTGGGGCAACTATTATTTATCCATTGCTCTATAGCATCAGTTATAATCCTGAGCTGCTCCGTGAAACAAGGATTGCTGTAGTTGATTTAGACAATTCTAAGACATCAAGGGAGTTGGTTCGAAAGATTGATGCTACCGAGCAGGTTTTGGTGTATTTAACGCCCACCAGTTTGGCCGAGGCTACCGATGAGTTTAATAGGGGTGAGGTAAATGGAATTGTTGTTATTCCGGAGGATTTTTCGAAGAATACTCTTACTGGAGCTCAAGCGTATGTTGCACTATATGCCGATGCCAGTTACATGCTAATTTACAAGCAGGCATTGCAGGGAGTGGTTTCTGCATCCATGGCGTTGGGCACCGAGTTAAAAATTAACCGTTATGTTATGCAGGGTGTAAATCCCGAAATGGCAAAAAATTATGCTACACCTGTGGAGTTTATCAGTGAACCATTGTATAATCCGGTGTCTGGATATGGAACCTATGCTATGCCACCATTGATTCTGCTTATCATTCAACAGAGTTTGCTTATGGGAATAGGCATGCTTGCCGGATCGGCAAGGGAACGGGGGGCCGAAAGTTACTTGGGTATACTTGCCAAATTGAAAGGGAGTGCCGTTCGGCTTATAATAGGTAAAGTTTTGGCTTACCTAACCGTATATATACCGGTGGTTATTTATTTACTGTTGCTGGTTATAAGGGGCTTTAATTTTCCGCATTATGGCAACGTATTGGTAATACTTGGTTTTTTACTTCCATTTTTACTCGCATCTATGTTGCTGGGGATGTTGCTGTCTACCATGTTTAAAAGTCGGGAACAGTCACTGATAACATTGCTTTTTACTTCTGTGCCGTTGTTATTTTTGTCGGGCTTTTCGTGGCCAGAAGAGGCTCTTCCTAAAGGCCTTAACTTTTTAGCGCAGGTATTTCCAGTAGTTCCTGCTATCAAAGGTTTTATAAAGATAAACTCAATGGGAACTGCTTTTGATGCGGCGATATCAAACTGGTTACATCTTTGGATTCTTGTGGTGATATTCTTTTTTGCCAACTGGATTATTTTACACCGGACATACTTAAGGCATAAAGACGATATTGAGCAAATACGTATTGATTTATAG
- a CDS encoding thiamine biosynthesis protein ThiF, producing MLNFNQIKSILKDYTVGIAGAGGLGSNVAMALTRTGVGNLIIADFDRVSESNLNRQFYFKHQVGFKKVDVLKTNLLSINPDLNIITHDVKLDESNILRHFTNVDVMVEAFDKADMKQIIIEKFHFEKPNIPLVVGNGMAGWGESNSMKVQQFGNLYVCGDGTSEVTNDFPPLAPRVTICAAMEANVVLSILLNKATSTKVNP from the coding sequence ATGCTCAACTTCAATCAAATAAAATCCATCCTAAAAGATTACACCGTAGGCATTGCCGGCGCAGGTGGATTAGGGAGCAACGTGGCAATGGCTCTTACCCGCACCGGTGTTGGAAACCTAATAATTGCCGATTTCGATAGGGTTTCCGAAAGCAATCTAAACCGACAATTTTACTTTAAGCATCAAGTTGGATTTAAAAAAGTTGATGTCCTAAAAACAAATCTATTAAGCATCAATCCCGACTTAAACATAATCACCCACGATGTTAAACTAGATGAAAGCAACATTCTTAGGCACTTTACCAACGTTGATGTAATGGTTGAAGCATTTGATAAGGCCGATATGAAACAAATTATTATTGAAAAGTTTCATTTCGAAAAACCGAACATTCCATTAGTTGTTGGAAACGGAATGGCAGGGTGGGGTGAGTCCAACTCTATGAAAGTACAACAATTTGGGAATCTATATGTCTGTGGTGATGGAACATCCGAAGTAACCAACGATTTTCCCCCATTAGCCCCCAGAGTTACCATTTGTGCAGCCATGGAAGCCAATGTGGTTTTAAGTATACTACTCAATAAAGCAACCAGCACTAAAGTAAATCCCTAG
- a CDS encoding membrane protein gives MVTLILPVIAIGVMTLVFIKGVPRDLPIGLVDLNRSATSRKLARMVDAVPSAKIVSTYANLSEAKEAMERGDVYGIFIIPEDFEQSLFKSEQPQVAFFFNNAYMIVGGFINKDVTTVVSTFSAGVDLNLRLKKGQYYKQAMVSVMPVKVDTHMLFNPYTNYFYYLTTAFLPVMLLMFILSGTVYAIGSEFKYHRAGEWLKTAHGSIVRALSAKMAPYLFIYSILMLFVNVLLIKYFGTPFKGNVWILIYNAFLFVLAYISMGIVIVSIFTSLRMALSISSVYAALAFTMSGLTFPHIAMYKPVMILGFLFPFTHYHEVFINQALQGAPTYSSLKSLLILNLFLLLPFFFLKRLKKICNTPKLWGKN, from the coding sequence ATGGTAACGCTGATCCTCCCGGTTATTGCCATAGGCGTGATGACGCTTGTGTTTATTAAGGGAGTTCCTCGCGATTTACCAATCGGATTAGTTGACTTGAATCGGTCCGCTACCTCTAGGAAGTTGGCCAGAATGGTTGATGCTGTGCCTTCGGCAAAAATAGTTTCTACTTACGCTAACCTTAGCGAGGCCAAGGAGGCGATGGAGCGTGGAGATGTATACGGAATATTTATAATCCCCGAGGATTTTGAGCAAAGTCTATTCAAAAGCGAACAGCCTCAGGTGGCCTTTTTCTTCAACAATGCCTATATGATTGTTGGTGGATTCATTAATAAGGATGTAACAACCGTTGTTTCTACTTTTTCGGCCGGCGTGGATTTGAATTTGAGACTAAAAAAAGGTCAATACTACAAACAGGCAATGGTTTCGGTTATGCCGGTTAAGGTTGATACGCACATGCTATTTAACCCTTACACCAACTATTTCTACTATTTAACCACAGCGTTTCTTCCGGTAATGCTCCTGATGTTTATTCTAAGCGGAACTGTATATGCAATAGGATCCGAGTTTAAGTATCATCGCGCGGGAGAATGGCTTAAAACTGCACACGGAAGCATTGTTAGGGCGCTATCGGCAAAAATGGCTCCATACCTTTTTATCTATTCTATTTTGATGCTATTTGTGAATGTTTTGCTGATAAAATATTTTGGGACTCCATTTAAAGGGAACGTCTGGATTTTGATATATAATGCCTTTTTATTCGTATTGGCCTACATATCCATGGGAATTGTAATTGTTTCCATATTTACCAGTTTACGAATGGCTTTAAGTATTTCATCGGTATATGCGGCGTTGGCATTCACCATGTCTGGTTTAACTTTTCCGCATATAGCAATGTATAAACCGGTTATGATTCTTGGCTTCCTGTTTCCGTTTACCCATTACCACGAGGTATTTATAAATCAGGCGTTACAGGGTGCACCTACATACAGTTCTCTTAAGTCGTTGCTCATTCTGAACCTGTTTTTGTTGCTGCCATTCTTTTTTCTCAAAAGACTTAAAAAGATTTGTAATACTCCAAAATTATGGGGGAAGAACTAA
- a CDS encoding zinc ABC transporter permease yields the protein MLDFFSYQFIQNAFWASLLISVIAGFIGTYIVARRLVFLSGGITHASFGGIGIAWYFGINPILGASIFSILTAIGLESLTKGKVLREDSAIGMLWSIGMAIGIFFVFLTPGYAPNLMSYLFGNILTISMVDIQLLLALSVVVTLFFSVFYSPILFISFDQDYAQTQHVPAKFISYMLKILVAMAIVFSIRAIGIILLISLLTIPANIANLFTKRFNRIITLSGIISFLSITFGIILSYRLNVPSGATIIIALMFFYLFAKLVAWARLTIFMESLKVNG from the coding sequence ATGCTAGATTTCTTTAGTTACCAGTTTATACAGAATGCCTTTTGGGCATCGCTATTAATTTCCGTAATAGCAGGATTTATAGGAACGTACATTGTTGCTCGAAGGTTGGTTTTCCTGAGTGGCGGTATTACGCATGCATCGTTCGGAGGGATTGGTATTGCTTGGTATTTTGGCATTAACCCAATACTGGGAGCATCTATCTTTTCAATACTTACGGCTATAGGTTTGGAGTCTTTAACTAAAGGTAAAGTGCTACGCGAGGATTCTGCCATTGGAATGCTATGGTCGATTGGTATGGCTATTGGGATTTTCTTTGTATTCCTAACACCGGGCTATGCACCTAATTTGATGTCGTACCTATTTGGGAATATTCTCACCATTTCGATGGTTGATATTCAGCTGTTGCTTGCCTTGTCGGTTGTTGTAACTTTATTCTTTTCAGTTTTTTACAGCCCTATTCTGTTTATCTCTTTCGATCAGGACTATGCCCAAACGCAACATGTACCCGCCAAGTTTATCAGCTATATGCTTAAGATTTTAGTAGCGATGGCCATTGTTTTCTCCATAAGGGCTATCGGAATAATTCTGCTGATATCGCTTTTAACCATTCCCGCTAATATTGCGAATTTGTTTACAAAACGGTTTAATAGGATAATCACCCTGTCGGGTATTATTAGTTTTCTCTCAATTACCTTTGGAATTATATTATCCTATCGGCTTAATGTGCCCTCTGGCGCTACCATTATTATAGCATTGATGTTTTTTTATCTTTTTGCCAAACTCGTAGCGTGGGCTAGGTTGACAATATTTATGGAGTCCCTTAAAGTTAATGGGTAA
- a CDS encoding aldehyde ferredoxin oxidoreductase: MNVQELAKNMKLLKKWNYEWKPLYRGYTDKILYINVGSNEVKEKAVPPQMKEKFIGGKGYGLRLLWDATKPTTKWNDPENELNISSGPVGGITQYSGTGKSLIVSISPQTNSVMDSNVGGFFGPFLKFSGYDALELQGKAEKDIIIYIDGINHTIEIYEDPGFAKDSHILGEELTEVFAEEEKDYKNIGIVSTGAAAENSLIGMINFTFYDPKRKKVRLKQAGRGGLGTVMRDKKIKAIVARVEGVKGNLNNVANLDAIVERGRRYQTEMRELDDVQNQMRKKGTANIVNVMNDYDLLPTHNFKFGNTADGIKIHSDLLRDKYFTLGVPDGCWIGCAMSCSKGVDDFIPKTGPYKGTKVIVDGPEYETAAGLGSNLGIFNYDGIIEANFYCDTYGICTITWGTCMAFVMECYENGVLNKERTGGLDLSFGQFENMMEVMHQLARGEGFGLVVGQGVRKMKEKFVKEYGADPAFLQDIGMENKGLEYSQYVSKESLAQQGGYAMTNKGPQHDEAWLIFMDMVNNQLPTFEAKAEALHYFPMFRTWFGLQGFCKLPWNDVVPKGNSQTKEPHKIPEHVDNYIAVYNGVTGNNIDIDGLIRQSERVYNFQRIFNIRRGYGLRKHDAQPYRACGPVTKEEYLSRQERYDKQLKELVGVDPTNMTLEEKMAATRKYRENRYEQLLDAVYKRRGWNSNGVPTIEHLKEIGMDLPELIEVVKPLQ, encoded by the coding sequence ATGAATGTCCAAGAATTAGCCAAAAACATGAAACTGCTGAAAAAGTGGAACTACGAATGGAAACCGCTTTACAGAGGCTATACCGACAAGATTTTATACATAAACGTGGGTAGCAACGAGGTAAAAGAAAAAGCAGTTCCTCCACAAATGAAAGAAAAATTTATTGGGGGAAAAGGTTATGGGCTTCGGCTACTGTGGGATGCTACAAAGCCCACAACAAAATGGAACGATCCCGAAAACGAACTCAACATTAGTTCTGGTCCGGTGGGGGGTATAACACAATACTCCGGAACAGGAAAATCGTTAATCGTAAGCATTTCTCCACAAACCAATTCCGTAATGGATTCCAACGTGGGTGGTTTCTTTGGTCCCTTTCTAAAATTCTCAGGTTACGATGCTTTAGAGCTACAGGGAAAAGCCGAAAAGGATATCATTATATATATCGATGGAATTAACCACACGATTGAAATATACGAAGATCCCGGTTTTGCAAAGGATTCTCACATTCTAGGGGAAGAACTAACCGAGGTTTTTGCCGAAGAGGAAAAAGATTATAAAAACATTGGTATTGTTTCAACAGGAGCCGCCGCAGAGAACTCTTTGATCGGTATGATTAACTTCACGTTCTACGACCCTAAACGTAAAAAAGTAAGGCTAAAACAGGCAGGAAGAGGCGGTCTTGGAACCGTTATGCGCGATAAGAAAATTAAGGCCATTGTTGCGCGAGTTGAAGGTGTTAAAGGAAATCTAAATAATGTTGCAAACCTTGATGCAATTGTAGAAAGAGGTCGCCGGTATCAAACCGAAATGCGAGAACTAGATGATGTTCAAAACCAAATGCGAAAGAAGGGTACAGCCAACATTGTAAACGTAATGAACGATTACGACCTTTTACCCACTCACAATTTTAAGTTCGGCAATACTGCTGATGGCATAAAGATCCATAGCGATTTGCTCCGCGATAAGTACTTTACCCTAGGTGTTCCCGATGGCTGCTGGATTGGTTGCGCAATGAGCTGCTCAAAAGGGGTTGATGACTTTATCCCAAAAACTGGTCCTTACAAAGGCACCAAGGTTATTGTGGATGGACCAGAGTACGAAACCGCCGCAGGACTTGGTTCAAATCTTGGCATTTTTAACTATGACGGCATAATTGAGGCAAACTTCTACTGCGACACATACGGGATTTGCACCATTACATGGGGAACATGTATGGCTTTTGTTATGGAATGCTACGAGAATGGAGTTCTAAACAAGGAGCGTACGGGTGGACTTGACCTTAGCTTTGGCCAATTCGAGAATATGATGGAGGTGATGCACCAACTTGCCCGTGGCGAAGGTTTTGGTTTAGTGGTTGGACAGGGTGTTCGTAAAATGAAGGAAAAATTCGTTAAAGAATACGGTGCCGATCCTGCCTTCCTACAAGACATAGGGATGGAGAATAAAGGATTGGAATACTCGCAGTACGTTTCTAAGGAATCACTGGCACAGCAAGGCGGATACGCCATGACTAACAAAGGACCACAGCACGATGAAGCTTGGCTGATTTTCATGGACATGGTTAACAACCAGCTCCCAACGTTCGAAGCAAAAGCAGAAGCACTACACTACTTCCCAATGTTCCGCACATGGTTTGGTTTACAAGGTTTCTGTAAGTTGCCCTGGAACGATGTTGTTCCTAAAGGAAATTCGCAAACAAAAGAACCTCACAAAATTCCTGAACACGTTGATAATTACATAGCCGTATATAATGGTGTAACAGGTAATAATATCGATATAGATGGTCTTATACGCCAAAGCGAGCGTGTATACAACTTCCAGCGCATATTTAATATTCGTCGTGGGTATGGTTTACGTAAACACGATGCCCAGCCATACCGTGCGTGTGGACCTGTAACCAAGGAGGAATACCTGAGTCGTCAGGAACGTTACGATAAGCAACTTAAAGAACTGGTAGGCGTTGATCCTACCAATATGACACTTGAGGAAAAAATGGCAGCAACTCGTAAGTATCGTGAAAATAGATATGAACAACTGCTAGATGCTGTTTACAAACGCCGTGGTTGGAACAGTAATGGGGTTCCTACTATTGAGCATCTGAAGGAAATAGGAATGGATTTACCTGAACTTATTGAAGTAGTAAAACCCTTACAATAA
- a CDS encoding ATPase/protein kinase, with the protein MKYKENKSALTVNPGIEQPPSVNEDAIRRFKEKRRKLLSVEEYMDGILNKNITILSQAITLIESSLPHHHELGQKLIEKCLPYSGNSIRIGITGVPGVGKSTFIEALGSTITSQGHRLAVLAIDPSSERSKGSILGDKTRMETLSADPNAFIRPSPSAGSLGGVARKTRETIILCEAAGFDTIFIETVGVGQSETAVHSMVDFFLLLMLAGAGDELQGIKRGIMEMADLIAITKADGSNRDKAKLAQAEYQNALHLFPPAESGWTINAMTCSSVERSGLSDIWETIKSYVEFTKGNGYFSNRRSQQAKYWMYESINEALKSHFYHSKDIHSHIRKTEDEVTKNKISSFVAAQHLLDLYFKKYSE; encoded by the coding sequence ATGAAATACAAAGAAAATAAAAGTGCTCTAACAGTAAATCCAGGCATTGAGCAGCCTCCATCTGTAAACGAGGATGCCATTCGCCGTTTTAAGGAAAAAAGGCGTAAACTGCTCTCGGTTGAAGAATACATGGATGGCATTCTCAACAAAAACATAACCATTCTAAGTCAAGCCATTACTTTAATAGAAAGTTCGTTGCCCCACCATCACGAACTTGGCCAAAAACTTATTGAGAAATGCTTGCCTTACTCAGGTAACTCAATCCGAATTGGAATAACAGGAGTTCCAGGTGTTGGTAAAAGTACATTTATTGAAGCGCTGGGCTCAACTATCACATCGCAGGGGCATCGACTTGCCGTACTAGCAATAGATCCAAGTAGCGAGCGTAGCAAGGGTAGCATACTAGGTGATAAAACACGCATGGAAACACTTAGTGCAGATCCTAACGCATTCATCCGTCCTTCTCCATCTGCAGGATCGCTAGGCGGAGTTGCACGTAAAACCCGCGAAACAATCATACTGTGCGAAGCTGCGGGTTTTGATACAATATTTATTGAAACTGTTGGTGTTGGACAGAGTGAAACCGCAGTTCATTCCATGGTCGATTTTTTCCTACTACTAATGCTTGCCGGAGCTGGTGATGAGTTGCAAGGCATAAAACGTGGCATTATGGAAATGGCCGATTTAATTGCTATTACCAAAGCCGATGGTTCAAACAGGGATAAAGCAAAACTAGCGCAAGCCGAATACCAGAATGCGTTGCATCTATTTCCTCCAGCCGAATCGGGTTGGACAATAAATGCAATGACCTGCTCATCGGTGGAAAGGTCCGGACTGAGTGATATCTGGGAAACCATTAAATCGTACGTGGAGTTTACCAAAGGCAATGGCTATTTTAGTAATCGACGGAGCCAGCAAGCCAAGTACTGGATGTACGAGAGCATCAACGAAGCCCTTAAAAGCCACTTTTACCATAGCAAGGATATTCACAGTCACATTCGAAAAACCGAAGATGAAGTAACTAAAAATAAGATTAGCTCGTTTGTTGCAGCCCAGCACCTGCTCGATCTTTACTTTAAAAAATATTCAGAATAA